One genomic region from Anabaena sp. PCC 7108 encodes:
- a CDS encoding ABC transporter ATP-binding protein, translating to MAQSRRLEKLGTYLRPYWRETTLGIIALLFVNGLGVYIPLLIRSGVDKLSTTFSLDQVIHYVTTIILLSSAMLLMRMASRIWIFGVGRQVEFALKQRIFEHLLKLEPAYFANNTPGDLISRATSDVENIRRLLGFAVLSLANTLFAYALTLPVMLSISVDLTLASLAVYPFMFLLVHLFSDRLRQQQSAVQEKLSDMSELIQEDISGISLIKIYAQEENERQAFNQKNQQLLAANLKLAQSRNTLFPLIGGLANLSSLIIICLGTMRISSGTLAVGDFLALLIYVERLVFPTALLGFTITTYQRGEVSIDRLESILSVIPKIQDAADSIRISTEKVTGKLTAKNLTYTYPGATTPALDHVNFTIDPGEVVAIVGAIGSGKSTLANALPHLLDIEAGQLFLDGMDITKIALNDLRGAIAYVPQDSFLFSTTIKNNIRYGDPLSEEDSVAAVADLAQIASEISTFPQQYETIVGERGITLSGGQRQRTALARAMLINAPVLILDDALSSVDNQTATQILKNLDRGNQRKTVIFITHQLSAAATSDRIFVMDKGKIVQIGNHSELLQQPGLYRILWSQHQVEELLR from the coding sequence TCAAGTAATACATTATGTAACTACAATTATTTTGTTGAGTTCAGCAATGTTGCTGATGCGTATGGCCTCCCGGATCTGGATATTTGGTGTAGGGCGGCAGGTGGAATTTGCACTGAAACAGCGGATTTTTGAACATTTACTGAAATTGGAGCCGGCTTATTTTGCCAATAACACTCCTGGTGATTTAATTAGTCGTGCTACTAGTGATGTAGAAAATATCAGGAGGTTGTTGGGTTTTGCGGTGTTGAGTTTGGCAAATACTCTGTTTGCTTATGCTCTGACGCTACCAGTGATGCTGTCGATTAGTGTGGATCTGACATTAGCTTCCCTGGCAGTCTACCCGTTTATGTTCCTGCTAGTACATTTGTTTAGCGATCGCTTGCGCCAACAACAATCCGCAGTGCAGGAAAAACTCTCGGATATGAGTGAGCTGATCCAAGAAGATATTAGTGGTATTTCTTTAATTAAAATCTACGCTCAAGAAGAAAATGAACGTCAAGCTTTTAACCAGAAAAATCAGCAGCTATTGGCAGCTAATCTCAAATTGGCACAAAGCCGAAATACTCTGTTTCCTCTGATTGGTGGTCTAGCTAATCTCAGTTCTCTAATTATCATCTGCTTGGGAACAATGCGGATATCTTCTGGAACTCTGGCTGTAGGTGATTTTCTGGCGCTATTGATTTATGTAGAGCGTCTGGTTTTCCCAACAGCTTTGTTAGGTTTCACAATCACTACTTATCAACGAGGTGAAGTAAGTATAGATCGCCTGGAATCTATTCTCAGTGTTATTCCGAAAATTCAAGATGCCGCAGATTCTATACGTATCAGTACCGAAAAAGTAACAGGAAAGCTGACAGCTAAAAACCTGACTTACACTTACCCTGGTGCGACTACTCCAGCTTTAGATCATGTTAATTTTACTATTGATCCTGGGGAAGTGGTGGCTATTGTTGGCGCTATTGGATCGGGTAAATCAACTTTGGCTAATGCTTTACCGCACTTGTTAGATATTGAAGCGGGGCAGTTGTTTTTGGATGGGATGGATATTACAAAAATAGCTTTAAATGATTTACGAGGTGCGATCGCTTATGTGCCTCAAGATAGCTTTTTGTTTAGCACCACCATTAAAAATAATATCCGTTATGGCGACCCCCTCAGTGAAGAAGACTCTGTAGCAGCAGTTGCTGATCTTGCCCAAATTGCATCAGAAATTAGTACTTTTCCTCAGCAGTATGAAACCATTGTTGGTGAACGCGGAATCACTCTTTCCGGTGGACAGAGACAGCGTACAGCCCTAGCTAGGGCAATGCTGATTAATGCCCCTGTATTAATTTTAGATGATGCTCTCTCCAGTGTTGATAATCAAACAGCTACACAAATTCTGAAAAATCTTGACCGTGGCAATCAGAGAAAAACAGTAATTTTCATTACCCATCAACTCTCCGCTGCTGCCACATCTGACCGAATTTTTGTCATGGATAAGGGCAAAATTGTTCAAATAGGTAATCATTCAGAGCTTCTACAACAGCCAGGGCTTTATAGAATTTTGTGGAGCCAGCATCAAGTTGAGGAATTACTTCGGTGA